From the genome of Phaeodactylum tricornutum CCAP 1055/1 chromosome 13, whole genome shotgun sequence, one region includes:
- a CDS encoding predicted protein, with translation MPSILRKPSSSSSRPRRNSMVTMWLYFSTGRTALALVPTINFSGARSLSREIPSFGAAFARTSHLSTRRSRVGQAFMSTTADPDTSKTTETDRAYDIINKERGLDKYEPASFESDIYRWWETAGCFQPDAKQKAIDDNDDSTSTAPYVLPMPPPNVTGRLHMGHAIFVALQDVLARFHRMRGRPVLWLPGTDHAGIATQLQVEKLLIAEGTTREEVGRDEFLRRVWMYKEEQGGFITSQLRSLGASADWSRERFTMDDDLSQAVVEAFCRLHEKGLVYRGEYMVNWAPLLQTAVSDLEVEYSEEEGKLYYFKYMVEGSEEFIPVATTRPETICGDTAVCVHPEDERYKHLVGKALVVPMSGGRTVPVIADEYVDMEFGTGALKITPGHDPNDYTLGKKFDLPIINIMNKDGSMNANAGQYDGLDRFECRQQLWTDMETEGLVIKADPHTQRVPRSQRGGEIIEPLVSSQWFVKTEGMGAKALKAVEDGDIKIVPQRFDKIWNNWLTDIHDWCVSRQLWWGHRIPVWYVGETGEDEFIVARNEKEAREKAVANGHSADVVLRQEEDVLDTWFSSGLWPFATVGWPQNEGVKGSDFDRFFPASCLETGYDIIFFWVARMVMMGIELTGKSPFSVVYLHGLVRAADGSKMSKTKGNVLDPLDTVAEFGADSLRYSLVTGVTPGQDIPLNMEKIEANRNFANKLWNCCKFVTGNALKDLSDEDLASLAVSGPIEQEEFDSLLLPERYIISKCHTLVASVTQDIEKYQLGAAGSKVYEFLWDQFADWYIEISKTRLYEGAGGGDNIEEAQAARRVLVYVLDTSLRLLHPYMPYVTEQLWHHLPRADAGPDQAAHALMLANWPQMNDNVLTTSEAAVAQFESFQALTRSVRNARAEYNVEPGKRIAAVIVARGKLKQAIEKELKSLIALAKLDPEQTLIYEAGSEEARQATQVESVQVVVQDGVEAFLPLSGLIDPEKERLRLEKRREKLEKEIQKLAGRLQSKGFVDKAPADVVEKAQAELAELEDQAGKVQASLETLTQ, from the exons ATGCCCAGCATCCTCCGCAAGccttcctcgtcatcgtctcGTCCCCGTAGGAATAGTATGGTGACAATGTGGCTTTATTTTTCCACCGGCCGGACGGCTCTGGCGTTGGTACCAACTATTAATTTTAGCGGTGCACGGAGCCTTTCGCGAGAAATCCCTTCATTTGGTGCGGCTTTTGCGAGGACATCTCATCTTTCGACCCGCCGGTCTCGAGTCGGCCAAGCCTTTATGTCCACCACCGCCGACCCTGATACATCGAAAACGACCGAAACCGACAGAGCCTACGATATAATCAACAAGGAGCGTGGACTAGACAAATACGAGCCTGCTTCCTTCGAGTCCGACATTTATCGTTGGTGGGAAACTGCGggttgcttccaacccgacGCCAAGCAAAAGGCGAtagacgacaacgacgacagcacATCCACCGCACCGTACGTCCTTCCCATGCCCCCGCCTAACGTGACGGGGCGCTTGCACATGGGGCACGCCATTTTTGTCGCCCTCCAAGACGTTCTGGCCCGCTTTCACCGCATGCGCGGTCGACCCGTGCTGTGGTTGCCCGGCACCGATCACGCCGGTATCGCTACGCAACTGCAAGTCGAAAAACTTTTGATTGCGGAAGGAACAACGCGAGAAGAAGTGGGTCGCGACGAGTTTTTGCGACGCGTTTGGATGTACAAGGAAGAACAGGGAGGATTCATAACGTCGCAATTGCGGTCACTAGGGGCGTCGGCGGATTGGAGTCGGGAGCGCTTCACGATGGATGACGATTTGTCGCAGGCAGTTGTCGAAGCCTTTTGTCGCCTACACGAGAAAGGTCTTGTATACCGTGGGGAATACATGGTCAACTGGGCACCTTTACTTCAGACAGCCGTTAGTGACTTGGAAGTAGAATACAGCGAGGAGGAAGGTAAATTGTACTACTTCAAGTATATGGTTGAAGGCAGTGAAG AATTTATACCAGTCGCTACGACGAGGCCCGAAACCATTTGTGGAGACACGGCTGTTTGCGTGCACCCCGAGGATGAGCGGTATAAGCATCTAGTTGGAAAAGCTTTGGTGGTACCAATGAGCGGAGGTCGTACCGTGCCCGTGATTGCTGACGAGTACGTGGATATGGAGTTCGGGACGGGAGCGCTCAAAATCACTCCAGGTCACGATCCCAACGACTATACCCTCGGTAAAAAGTTTGATTTGCCGATTATCAACATAATGAATAAGGACGGTTCGATGAACGCCAATGCGGGCCAGTATGATGGTCTCGATCGCTTCGAGTGTCGTCAACAGTTGTGGACCGACATGGAAACCGAAGGTCTCGTAATAAAGGCCGACCCGCACACGCAACGAGTTCCGCGATCGCAACGCGGCGGAGAGATAATTGAACCTTTGGTAAGCAGCCAGTGGTTCGTCAAAACAGAAGGGATGGGCGCCAAAGCTCTGAAAGCTGTGGAAGATGGTGACATCAAGATAGTTCCGCAGCGCTTCGATAAAATTTGGAATAATTGGTTGACCGACATTCACGATTGGTGCGTATCACGACAGCTATGGTGGGGTCACCGTATTCCGGTCTGGTATGTTGGCGAGACAGGCGAAGACGAGTTTATAGTGGCGCGGAACGAGAAGGAAGCTCGTGAAAAGGCGGTGGCAAATGGTCACTCCGCAGACGTTGTACTCCGACAAGAGGAAGATGTGCTCGACACGTGGTTCAGCTCAGGCCTGTGGCCGTTTGCGACGGTTGGCTGGCCTCAAAACGAAGGAGTCAAGGGTTCGGATTTTGATCGCTTTTTCCCTGCTTCTTGTTTAGAAACAGGCTACGACATCATCTTCTTTTGGGTAGCTCGTATGGTCATGATGGGTATTGAGCTCACCGGGAAGAGTCCATTCAGTGTGGTGTATTTGCACGGCCTTGTCCGTGCCGCTGACGGAAGTAAAATGTCCAAAACCAAAGGCAATGTGCTGGATCCTTTAGATACTGTTGCTGAATTCGGCGCTGACAGTTTACGCTACTCTTTAGTTACGGGTGTTACTCCCGGACAAGATATTCCGTTGAACATGGAAAAGATTGAAGCGAATAGAAATTTTGCCAACAAGCTCTGGAATTGTTGTAAGTTTGTTACGGGAAACGCACTCAAAGATCTTTCAGACGAGGACTTGGCAAGTCTGGCCGTATCCGGTCCAATCGAGCAGGAAGAGTTCGATAGCCTTTTGCTACCGGAGCGATATATCATCTCAAAGTGCCACACTTTGGTAGCAAGCGTTACACAAGACATTGAGAAATATCAACTCGGAGCTGCCGGTAGCAAAGTATACGAATTTTTGTGGGATCAGTTTGCCGACTGGTACATTGAAATTTCCAAGACTCGCTTGTACGAGGGCGCCGGTGGGGGTGACAATATTGAGGAAGCACAAGCCGCTCGTCGAGTTTTGGTGTATGTTTTGGACACCAGTTTGCGTCTGCTACATCCCTACATGCCGTACGTAACCGAACAGTTGTGGCACCACTTGCCTCGTGCCGACGCTGGCCCGGACCAAGCTGCACACGCACTCATGTTGGCGAACTGGCCGCAAATGAACGACAACGTGCTGACCACGAGCGAGGCCGCTGTGGCCCAATTTGAATCTTTCCAGGCATTGACCCGAAGCGTGCGCAATGCCCGCGCTGAATATAACGTGGAACCGGGCAAACGTATTGCTGCTGTGATCGTGGCGCGCGGCAAATTGAAACAAgcgattgaaaaagagcTCAAATCGCTCATTGCATTGGCGAAACTGGATCCGGAACAAACGCTAATTTACGAAGCAGGGTCGGAAGAAGCGAGACAGGCAACGCAGGTGGAATCAGTCCAAGTCGTAGTCCAGGACGGTGTAGAAGCCTTTCTGCCGCTGTCGGGATTAATCGATCCGGAAAAGGAACGTTTGCGTCTCGAGAAACGCCGCGAGAAGCTGGAGAAGGAAATCCAAAAACTTGCAGGGCGCTTGCAGTCAAAAGGATTCGTGGACAAGGCCCCCGCCGATGTTGTGGAGAAGGCCCAGGCAGAACTGGCCGAGCTGGAGGATCAAGCTGGTAAGGTACAAGCTAGCTTGGAGACTCTGACCCAATAG